A region from the Ichthyobacterium seriolicida genome encodes:
- a CDS encoding SusC/RagA family TonB-linked outer membrane protein, with amino-acid sequence MAGYDYDKKYYLTSSFRMDGSSRFHKDIRWGNFYSIGAGWIVSNEDFMEPLKEVLSFTKVNVSYGELGNNKTMDGDYVDYFPYISTVYEASNGDNMGYLLSGLVEDKVTWEKVLSFNVGLNLGFFNDRIELDVDYYRKVTKDLLLDKPLPPSIGWTSILVNEGGLLNYGFEGVIRSKNISTDDFKWNTSMNFSLDRNTITELNQKEVIEGTKKWMVGKSIYDFFIPEYAGVDPKDGMAQWYKNEKDKDGKKTGKRVLTKKYSEADKYYQGSSLPDIIGGFNNYISYGDFDLDILLNFSFGGMVYDNSYSSLTDGMKKLGKQQSVDIKKRWTKPGDRTDFPLLLSNSINRAGALSSRYLFKNDYIRLKAVTLGYNIPNSVIHKINLSKLRVYLQGDNLLTYQSHKGIDPEQSFNGVTNSRSRSLRTFSLGVKIEF; translated from the coding sequence ATGGCTGGATATGATTACGATAAGAAGTATTACTTAACATCTTCTTTTAGGATGGATGGTTCATCTAGATTCCACAAAGATATTAGATGGGGTAATTTTTATTCCATAGGTGCTGGTTGGATTGTATCTAATGAAGATTTTATGGAACCTCTCAAAGAAGTGCTAAGTTTTACTAAAGTTAATGTGTCGTATGGAGAATTAGGGAATAATAAAACTATGGATGGTGACTATGTAGATTATTTCCCATATATAAGTACTGTTTATGAAGCATCTAATGGGGATAATATGGGTTATCTATTGAGTGGATTAGTGGAGGATAAAGTTACATGGGAGAAAGTGTTGTCTTTTAATGTAGGTTTAAATCTAGGTTTCTTTAATGATAGGATAGAACTGGATGTAGATTACTATAGGAAGGTGACTAAGGATTTACTCTTGGATAAACCTTTGCCACCTTCAATTGGATGGACAAGTATTCTAGTTAATGAAGGAGGGTTATTAAACTATGGGTTTGAGGGAGTTATAAGATCTAAAAATATTTCTACGGATGATTTTAAATGGAATACATCTATGAATTTTTCACTCGATAGAAACACCATAACCGAGCTTAATCAAAAAGAGGTTATAGAAGGCACCAAGAAGTGGATGGTAGGTAAGTCTATCTATGATTTCTTTATTCCAGAATACGCAGGTGTTGATCCAAAAGATGGTATGGCACAGTGGTATAAGAATGAAAAAGACAAAGACGGCAAAAAAACTGGCAAACGAGTGCTTACAAAGAAATACAGTGAAGCTGATAAATATTATCAGGGGTCTTCACTTCCAGATATTATAGGAGGTTTTAATAACTATATATCTTATGGAGATTTTGATTTAGATATTTTGCTAAACTTTAGTTTTGGAGGCATGGTATATGATAATTCCTATTCTAGCTTAACAGATGGAATGAAAAAATTAGGAAAACAACAATCTGTAGATATTAAAAAAAGGTGGACAAAACCTGGTGATAGAACGGACTTCCCTTTACTTTTAAGTAATTCTATAAATCGTGCTGGAGCGCTTTCTTCTAGGTATTTATTTAAAAATGACTATATAAGGTTGAAGGCTGTTACCCTAGGGTATAATATACCTAATAGTGTTATACATAAAATAAATTTATCTAAGCTGAGAGTTTATCTACAGGGAGATAATCTACTTACATATCAGAGTCATAAAGGAATAGATCCCGAACAAAGTTTTAATGGAGTTACTAATAGTAGATCACGTTCATTAAGAACATTTAGTCTTGGAGTTAAAATTGAATTTTAA
- a CDS encoding RagB/SusD family nutrient uptake outer membrane protein: protein MKKYIVLLLLLTSSSCVKDILDSPKSNSILYEDAFKTKDGVEAFMSGIIRNLSMYKEQYYEGHGYVALHSVYLARTVKGDDIIMGKAGDHFSDDSENNDRDKTADRSHFTWGFFYSLINQLNVFIKNVEDASILEVDEKDKFLSESRVLRAYCYFQLSMEFQSAYSNNSSSGKPSLPIYKKPSNKTSVGKKFSTLEDVYAFIKAELKESIPKLKAARINKSYINSAVANGIYARVLQVTQDDWAACETAALNALGGKVDDVLNSKSYTTGFDDISNSEWIWGMDQTDKQHMGVTVMSSFFEPTGRAYSSLFINKEFVSKFTDTDVRKLFIKNGSDESEPKLYTTNKFKFKFKSDMVLMRTSEMMLIVAEAKFRQDKGDAAHDMLYKLQKNRDPSAAKSANTGDALMEEILLERRKELYGEMGVEWFDAKRLGRPIVRSGNHMLAGRGFDLTANDVGFYLMIPEKEIDANDNVTDDINNDR from the coding sequence ATGAAAAAATATATAGTACTGTTATTATTACTTACATCATCATCTTGTGTGAAAGATATATTAGACTCTCCTAAGTCAAATTCTATTTTATATGAAGATGCTTTTAAAACAAAAGATGGAGTAGAGGCATTTATGTCTGGTATCATTAGAAATCTTAGTATGTATAAGGAGCAGTACTATGAGGGGCATGGATATGTGGCATTGCATTCTGTTTATTTAGCTAGGACTGTAAAAGGTGATGATATAATTATGGGAAAAGCTGGAGATCATTTTAGTGATGATTCCGAAAACAATGATAGAGATAAAACAGCAGATAGATCACATTTTACATGGGGCTTTTTCTATAGTCTGATAAATCAGTTAAATGTTTTTATTAAAAATGTCGAAGATGCCAGTATACTTGAAGTAGATGAAAAAGATAAATTTTTATCCGAAAGTAGGGTTTTAAGAGCCTATTGCTACTTTCAATTATCTATGGAGTTTCAGTCTGCTTATTCTAACAATAGCAGTAGCGGCAAGCCTTCTCTGCCTATATACAAAAAACCTTCTAATAAAACTTCTGTCGGCAAAAAGTTTTCTACACTAGAGGACGTGTACGCTTTTATAAAAGCAGAGTTGAAAGAGAGTATTCCTAAACTTAAGGCTGCCAGGATAAATAAGTCTTATATAAACTCTGCTGTAGCAAATGGTATTTATGCTAGAGTTTTACAGGTCACTCAAGATGATTGGGCAGCTTGTGAGACAGCTGCTTTAAATGCTTTGGGAGGAAAGGTCGATGACGTATTAAATTCTAAGTCATATACTACGGGATTTGATGATATATCTAATAGTGAATGGATATGGGGTATGGATCAGACTGATAAACAGCACATGGGGGTTACGGTCATGTCATCTTTTTTTGAACCTACTGGTAGAGCATATAGCTCACTTTTTATAAATAAAGAATTTGTCTCTAAGTTTACCGATACAGATGTGCGTAAATTATTCATAAAAAATGGTTCTGACGAAAGTGAACCTAAATTATATACAACCAATAAGTTCAAATTTAAATTTAAATCAGATATGGTTTTGATGCGAACCTCTGAGATGATGCTAATTGTAGCCGAAGCCAAATTTAGACAGGATAAAGGGGACGCTGCTCACGATATGTTGTATAAACTTCAAAAAAACAGAGATCCTAGCGCTGCCAAAAGCGCTAATACTGGCGATGCTCTTATGGAGGAAATTCTATTGGAGAGGAGAAAAGAATTATATGGAGAGATGGGAGTAGAATGGTTTGATGCTAAGAGATTAGGAAGACCTATAGTTCGCTCTGGAAATCACATGTTAGCAGGCCGGGGATTTGATCTCACTGCAAATGATGTAGGTTTTTATCTTATGATACCCGAAAAGGAAATAGATGCTAACGATAATGTTACTGATGATATTAATAACGATAGATAA
- the ndk gene encoding nucleoside-diphosphate kinase: MNRGNTTLTMIKPDAVEAKKAGIILDKIIEAGFDIVALKMKRFTKSEAELFYQEHSERPFFPELVDFMISGPILAGVLKKENAVEEFRSFIGDTNPENAREGSIRKLYGKSISFNAIHGSDSDQSAKREIDLHFSDDEILNI, translated from the coding sequence ATGAATAGAGGGAACACAACTTTAACAATGATAAAGCCAGATGCGGTAGAAGCGAAAAAGGCAGGTATTATCTTAGACAAGATAATAGAAGCTGGTTTTGATATAGTGGCTTTAAAGATGAAGAGATTCACCAAGAGTGAAGCTGAATTATTTTACCAAGAGCACAGCGAGCGTCCTTTTTTTCCTGAATTAGTAGACTTTATGATTTCAGGTCCTATATTGGCTGGAGTATTGAAAAAGGAAAATGCAGTTGAGGAATTTAGATCTTTTATAGGGGATACTAATCCTGAAAATGCTAGAGAGGGATCTATAAGGAAACTATATGGTAAATCTATCAGTTTTAATGCGATACACGGTTCCGACAGCGATCAAAGTGCCAAGAGAGAGATAGATCTACATTTCTCTGATGATGAAATTTTAAATATCTAA
- a CDS encoding calcium/sodium antiporter: MNLLSIILGFSLLSFGGYALVKSSVSISLRLKISRAVIGMTIVSFATSAPELMVSIKAVLDGAMDISLGNVVGSNIANIGLILAIAVILRPVMLTRDFYLKDAPMMVFSSLLLYFLFFRDKYLDRYDGGFMLLCFLIFLFLSIRKGLRENNNGEFDEDLVTIGIYKTILYFVIGSVSLWAGGEMLIQGSISLAKSLGVSERIISISLISIGTSIPELATSIAGIIKKENALSVGNLIGSNIFNILVVLGITVVVKPIELLNMNMLDDYIWMLIISSMVIPLTIIPKKMVLGRKKGIILLVLYSYFIISVLM; this comes from the coding sequence ATGAATTTATTGAGTATAATTCTAGGTTTTTCATTGCTATCCTTTGGAGGCTATGCCTTAGTAAAGTCTTCTGTTTCTATCTCATTAAGATTAAAAATATCTCGAGCTGTAATAGGGATGACTATAGTGTCATTTGCAACTTCTGCTCCTGAATTAATGGTCAGTATCAAAGCTGTATTAGATGGAGCTATGGATATTTCACTAGGAAATGTAGTTGGATCTAATATAGCCAATATAGGTCTTATATTAGCTATAGCTGTAATTCTAAGACCAGTAATGCTAACTAGAGATTTTTATCTAAAAGATGCTCCTATGATGGTATTTTCATCTCTATTGCTATATTTTTTATTTTTTAGGGATAAATATTTAGATAGATATGATGGAGGATTCATGCTCTTGTGTTTTTTAATATTTCTGTTTTTATCAATTAGGAAAGGTCTTAGAGAAAATAACAATGGTGAATTCGATGAAGACTTAGTAACTATAGGGATATACAAGACTATTTTATATTTCGTGATAGGCTCTGTATCCCTTTGGGCAGGGGGCGAAATGCTAATACAAGGAAGTATTTCTCTAGCTAAATCTCTAGGTGTCAGTGAGAGGATTATATCTATAAGTTTGATTTCTATAGGAACGAGTATTCCAGAGCTAGCTACTTCTATAGCTGGAATTATAAAAAAAGAAAATGCCTTATCTGTTGGTAATTTAATAGGTTCTAATATATTTAATATTCTGGTAGTATTGGGAATCACAGTTGTAGTAAAGCCTATAGAATTATTAAATATGAACATGTTAGACGATTATATATGGATGCTGATTATTTCGAGTATGGTTATACCTCTAACTATCATTCCTAAGAAAATGGTTTTAGGCAGAAAAAAGGGAATAATTCTACTCGTATTGTACTCGTATTTTATAATTAGTGTTTTGATGTAA
- the pdxA gene encoding 4-hydroxythreonine-4-phosphate dehydrogenase PdxA: MISNKKKIRVGISTGDINGIGLEVFLKTFSNADMLSICTPVLFSSSDVLCKYMKKINMEEIPINKIYNPSQIGDNKLNILAKNHDDNISIQLGTPTQISGQCALESLESATASLKNKDIDVLVTAPISKKNISSSGFDFVGHTEYLEHELEGESLMFMVSDYIRLAVVTGHIPISEVDKNITEEILSKKLNIMIKSLKRDFGISNPKIAVLGLNPHCGDQGIIGEKDDSVIKPVIKNFYENRKLVFGPFSADSFFIRGNHMKYDAVLSMYHDQGLMPFKMLSTDEGVNFTAGLERTRTSPDHGTAFGIAGQGIANENSFRKAVFLAVDIFKKNNIYKELYS; the protein is encoded by the coding sequence ATGATTTCAAATAAAAAAAAAATTAGGGTAGGTATTTCTACTGGTGATATAAATGGAATAGGGTTAGAAGTATTTTTAAAGACATTTTCCAATGCTGATATGTTGTCTATATGTACACCTGTATTATTTAGCTCATCAGATGTCCTATGTAAATACATGAAAAAAATAAATATGGAAGAAATTCCGATAAATAAAATTTATAACCCTTCTCAGATTGGCGATAATAAATTAAATATCCTGGCTAAAAATCACGATGATAATATTTCAATACAGTTGGGTACACCTACCCAAATCTCTGGACAATGTGCATTAGAATCTTTAGAGTCAGCTACTGCATCTCTAAAAAATAAAGATATAGATGTTCTAGTAACTGCTCCTATAAGCAAGAAAAATATTTCAAGCAGCGGATTTGATTTTGTAGGCCATACAGAGTATTTAGAACATGAACTAGAAGGGGAATCTCTAATGTTCATGGTTAGTGATTACATAAGATTAGCAGTGGTGACAGGTCATATTCCTATATCGGAAGTGGATAAAAATATAACTGAAGAGATTCTAAGCAAAAAACTGAATATCATGATAAAATCTCTTAAGAGAGATTTTGGAATTTCAAATCCTAAAATAGCTGTTTTAGGGCTAAATCCACACTGTGGAGATCAAGGAATTATAGGAGAAAAAGACGACAGCGTGATCAAACCAGTTATAAAAAACTTCTACGAAAATAGAAAATTAGTTTTTGGTCCTTTCTCTGCTGATAGTTTTTTTATCAGGGGGAACCATATGAAATACGATGCTGTTTTATCTATGTATCACGATCAGGGCTTAATGCCTTTTAAAATGCTCTCTACCGATGAAGGAGTTAATTTCACTGCTGGCTTGGAAAGAACTAGGACTTCTCCAGATCATGGAACAGCTTTTGGCATAGCAGGACAGGGAATAGCAAATGAAAATTCCTTTAGGAAAGCAGTTTTTTTAGCTGTAGATATTTTTAAAAAAAATAACATCTACAAAGAGCTATACTCTTGA
- a CDS encoding C10 family peptidase, whose translation MYKYNNSLFLFFVLFFICSCNKDHFIDSNLSDVPDKKKIEDIDKVSDALKYLNTTFLQYDSENSNTATYSRNSNVLSNPLRISDIDTIYDFRLTQHEPLLKLVCLKKNGYFLTSYLDLNINKVPPVLFYSENKFNPNNVNPGLIDYINSFVEGKIAQDKYLASNPSMKFSLFPMIIGGGGIDPRADRVNPLLKTYWSQDKEKGFFVMMNGKKMTVGCVPVAIGQTLFYYYYNNPNRPKKLDNFDFHYPNFSAMKLTEGTEATRKFLYMIGYYTDAEWGVNYTGAYSGESVGLFEAMEIDANVSNYNSSDVVHSLADGRPVVLRGSMERKVKDAYLFGITYWPINNSSIRYTYSGGHAWVCDGYFYSKYGYLFLHMNWGWGESYSKSDSNILYGAGWTYYTDWETGNSIVGKASYNYLKKMVITKPRFPF comes from the coding sequence ATGTATAAATATAATAATAGCTTGTTTCTTTTTTTCGTCCTTTTTTTTATATGCAGTTGTAATAAAGATCATTTCATTGATTCTAATTTATCGGATGTTCCCGATAAAAAAAAGATTGAAGATATTGATAAAGTATCTGATGCCTTAAAATATTTAAATACTACTTTCTTACAATATGATTCTGAGAATTCAAATACTGCAACCTATTCCCGTAATTCTAATGTGTTAAGTAATCCTCTTAGGATATCTGATATTGATACTATTTACGATTTTAGATTAACTCAACACGAACCATTATTAAAGCTAGTTTGCCTCAAAAAAAATGGTTATTTTCTAACTAGTTATTTAGATTTGAATATAAATAAAGTGCCCCCTGTTTTATTTTATTCTGAAAATAAATTTAACCCCAATAACGTAAATCCTGGTCTTATTGACTATATAAACTCATTTGTTGAAGGTAAAATAGCTCAGGATAAATATTTAGCATCTAATCCTTCAATGAAATTTAGTCTGTTTCCAATGATAATAGGTGGTGGTGGTATAGACCCGAGAGCTGACAGGGTGAATCCCCTACTTAAAACCTATTGGAGTCAGGATAAAGAAAAGGGGTTTTTCGTAATGATGAATGGTAAAAAAATGACTGTTGGGTGCGTACCTGTTGCAATAGGTCAAACTCTTTTTTATTATTACTACAATAACCCTAACAGACCTAAGAAGCTTGATAATTTTGATTTTCATTATCCTAATTTTAGTGCAATGAAACTTACTGAAGGAACCGAAGCTACTCGTAAATTTCTTTATATGATAGGCTATTATACAGATGCTGAATGGGGAGTAAATTATACTGGGGCTTATTCAGGAGAATCTGTAGGGCTATTTGAAGCAATGGAAATAGATGCTAATGTCTCTAATTATAACTCTAGTGATGTTGTGCATTCTCTAGCTGATGGACGTCCTGTTGTATTAAGGGGGTCTATGGAAAGGAAAGTTAAAGATGCTTATTTGTTTGGTATTACTTATTGGCCTATTAATAATAGTAGTATTCGTTATACCTATAGCGGAGGTCATGCTTGGGTTTGCGATGGTTACTTTTATTCAAAATATGGCTATCTTTTTTTACATATGAACTGGGGTTGGGGGGAATCTTATTCAAAAAGTGATTCCAATATACTTTATGGAGCAGGTTGGACTTATTACACAGATTGGGAAACTGGTAATTCGATAGTCGGTAAGGCAAGTTACAATTATTTAAAAAAAATGGTAATAACAAAACCTAGATTTCCTTTTTAA
- a CDS encoding transposase — translation MRNKNTLFYRGKTSVELTFSSSEISSDGSLIMLEKLEPDHRLIHYYSKFLLDTRDSRFITYSRRYQLKQRVYMIMLGYQDANDVNHLQNDPLFKDVLQGNLASQPTISRFENSLG, via the coding sequence ATGAGGAATAAAAACACATTATTTTATAGAGGGAAGACTTCTGTTGAATTAACTTTTTCATCATCAGAAATTAGTTCTGATGGATCTTTAATCATGCTTGAAAAACTAGAACCAGATCATAGATTGATTCATTATTACAGTAAGTTTTTACTTGATACTCGAGACTCTAGATTTATTACTTATAGCAGAAGGTATCAGTTAAAGCAAAGGGTTTATATGATCATGTTAGGCTATCAAGACGCCAATGATGTTAATCATTTACAGAATGATCCTTTATTCAAAGATGTTCTTCAAGGTAATTTGGCCTCTCAACCCACTATATCAAGATTTGAGAATAGCTTGGGATAA